A window of Dyella terrae contains these coding sequences:
- the ybgF gene encoding tol-pal system protein YbgF gives MTKRLANCLAARLGMAGAIASAMLIPFPALAQDSRLSLADRVSRLEQQSQNQEQGVGMVNQVQALQSQVQQLQGQIEELQHQLQEFQDRSKAQYVDLDSRMGRLESNGGAGAAGGNAAPAANAAAGNTNNAPSSAQPAANGAAAAAATGAAAGNAAASGNAKGGKSAPATSPAEQAAAQAAYDTAFKAMRGGDFVQASRGFRDFIVKYPDNSLTPNAFYWLGESYYATSNYPVALEAFQRLLSQYPQSDKAPDALLKVGYSQLEMKQGDAGKATLKSVTAKYPGTKAASLAQERLRRLQSQSAG, from the coding sequence ATGACGAAGCGACTGGCTAATTGTTTGGCAGCCAGGCTTGGCATGGCGGGCGCGATTGCGTCCGCCATGCTCATTCCTTTTCCTGCCCTCGCACAGGATTCCCGCCTGAGTCTGGCCGATCGCGTTTCGCGACTCGAGCAACAGTCCCAGAACCAGGAGCAGGGCGTGGGCATGGTCAACCAGGTGCAGGCACTGCAATCGCAGGTGCAGCAGCTGCAGGGCCAGATTGAAGAACTGCAGCACCAGTTGCAGGAATTCCAGGATCGAAGCAAGGCGCAATACGTGGATCTCGATTCGCGCATGGGTCGCCTTGAAAGCAACGGTGGGGCAGGGGCCGCAGGCGGAAACGCCGCGCCGGCTGCCAACGCCGCGGCAGGCAATACCAACAATGCGCCGTCCAGCGCGCAGCCAGCGGCCAATGGCGCTGCTGCGGCCGCAGCGACCGGCGCTGCAGCCGGCAACGCTGCTGCTTCCGGCAACGCCAAGGGTGGCAAGTCGGCTCCGGCCACATCGCCGGCTGAGCAGGCCGCGGCCCAGGCCGCCTACGACACGGCCTTCAAGGCCATGCGTGGCGGTGATTTCGTCCAGGCCTCGCGCGGTTTCCGCGACTTCATCGTGAAGTACCCGGACAACTCGCTGACCCCCAATGCCTTCTACTGGCTGGGTGAGTCCTACTACGCGACGTCCAACTATCCGGTGGCCCTGGAAGCCTTCCAGCGTCTCCTCAGCCAGTACCCGCAGAGCGACAAGGCACCTGACGCCCTGCTCAAGGTGGGCTACAGCCAGCTGGAAATGAAACAGGGCGATGCTGGCAAGGCGACGCTCAAGTCGGTTACCGCCAAATATCCGGGTACCAAGGCGGCAAGCCTGGCCCAGGAACGCCTGCGTCGCCTGCAGTCGCAGTCCGCAGGCTGA
- the queE gene encoding 7-carboxy-7-deazaguanine synthase QueE, whose product MSDSSTSVADTTPDAGVAERLRITEIFHSIQGEADAIGWRTVFVRLTGCPLRCVWCDTEYSFYGGNWRDIDDIVAEVASHGAKHVCVTGGEPLAQKRCQILLRKLCDAGFDVSLETSGALDVSEVDARVRKVMDLKAPDSGEARRNLWSNLDHLLPHDQVKVVIASRADYEWARDKVAEVGLDRRCMVLFSPVHGAVQPRELAEWIIEDKLPVRFQLQLHKLLWNDEPGH is encoded by the coding sequence GTGAGTGACAGCAGTACCAGCGTGGCCGACACCACGCCAGACGCGGGCGTTGCCGAACGTCTGCGCATTACCGAGATCTTCCATTCGATCCAGGGCGAAGCCGATGCCATCGGCTGGCGCACCGTGTTCGTGCGCTTGACCGGATGCCCGCTGCGCTGCGTCTGGTGCGACACCGAGTACTCGTTTTACGGCGGCAACTGGCGCGACATTGACGATATCGTCGCCGAGGTGGCCAGCCATGGCGCGAAGCACGTCTGTGTGACCGGCGGTGAACCGCTGGCCCAGAAGCGTTGCCAGATCCTGCTCCGCAAACTTTGCGACGCTGGCTTCGACGTGTCTTTGGAGACGTCTGGCGCACTCGACGTGTCCGAGGTCGATGCGCGTGTTCGCAAGGTGATGGACCTGAAAGCCCCGGACTCCGGCGAAGCCAGGCGCAACTTGTGGTCGAATCTCGATCACCTGCTGCCGCACGACCAGGTCAAGGTCGTCATCGCCAGCCGCGCTGACTACGAGTGGGCCCGCGACAAGGTCGCCGAAGTCGGCCTCGATCGCCGCTGCATGGTGCTGTTTTCGCCGGTGCACGGCGCAGTCCAGCCGCGCGAGCTTGCGGAGTGGATCATCGAAGACAAGCTTCCGGTGCGATTTCAGTTGCAGCTGCACAAGCTGCTGTGGAACGACGAGCCCGGACACTGA
- the queC gene encoding 7-cyano-7-deazaguanine synthase QueC, protein MSDATPKKAVILVSGGMDSAVTIAIAREQGYQVHALSVAYGQRHSSELEASERVSRMLGAVEHKTVNVDLRSIGGSALTADIDVPEEGGEGIPVTYVPARNTIMLSIALGWAEVLGSTDIWCGVNAVDYSGYPDCRPAFVEAFEALANVATKAGVEGAGIRIHAPLMQMSKADIAREGLRLGVDFSQTVSCYQADAQGRACGHCDACRLRAEGFQRAGIPDPTHYVPA, encoded by the coding sequence ATGTCCGATGCAACACCCAAGAAAGCCGTCATCCTCGTTTCCGGCGGCATGGACTCGGCCGTCACGATCGCCATCGCTCGTGAGCAGGGCTACCAGGTACACGCCCTGAGCGTGGCCTACGGCCAGCGCCACAGCTCCGAACTCGAAGCCTCCGAGCGCGTTTCGCGAATGCTCGGCGCCGTCGAGCACAAAACGGTGAACGTGGACCTTCGCTCGATCGGCGGTTCGGCACTCACCGCCGACATCGACGTTCCGGAAGAGGGTGGTGAAGGCATCCCGGTGACCTACGTGCCGGCGCGCAACACCATCATGCTTTCAATTGCGCTGGGTTGGGCCGAAGTGCTCGGCTCCACCGACATCTGGTGCGGCGTCAACGCAGTCGATTATTCCGGCTATCCCGACTGCCGCCCCGCCTTCGTCGAGGCGTTCGAAGCCCTGGCCAACGTGGCGACGAAAGCCGGCGTGGAAGGCGCCGGGATCCGCATCCACGCGCCATTGATGCAGATGAGCAAGGCCGACATCGCCCGTGAAGGCCTGCGCCTGGGCGTGGACTTCTCGCAGACGGTCAGCTGCTACCAGGCTGATGCGCAGGGGCGCGCCTGTGGTCACTGCGACGCCTGCCGCCTTCGCGCCGAAGGCTTCCAGCGCGCCGGCATCCCCGATCCCACGCATTACGTGCCCGCCTGA
- a CDS encoding GFA family protein, giving the protein MSEYIARCFCGAVEFTVTGEPAVMGYCHCSSCRHWSGGPVNAFSLWAPESVKVTKGEQYVGTFNKTPMSFRKWCTQCGGHLFAEHPPFNMTDVFAAMLPNMPFKPVFHANYQESVLRIRDGLPKLKDFPKEIGGSGETMPE; this is encoded by the coding sequence ATGAGCGAATACATCGCACGCTGCTTCTGCGGCGCCGTCGAATTCACGGTCACGGGCGAGCCTGCCGTGATGGGTTATTGCCACTGTTCGTCGTGCCGACACTGGTCGGGCGGCCCGGTAAATGCCTTCAGCCTGTGGGCGCCCGAATCGGTGAAAGTCACCAAGGGCGAGCAGTACGTCGGCACGTTCAACAAAACGCCGATGAGCTTCCGCAAGTGGTGCACGCAATGCGGTGGCCATCTGTTCGCCGAGCATCCGCCCTTCAACATGACCGACGTCTTCGCGGCCATGCTGCCGAACATGCCGTTCAAGCCGGTGTTCCACGCGAACTATCAGGAGAGCGTGCTGCGCATCCGCGACGGCCTGCCCAAGCTCAAGGATTTCCCGAAGGAGATCGGCGGCTCGGGCGAAACGATGCCGGAATGA
- a CDS encoding sensor histidine kinase, producing MRRRLPSLQRRLFLDAVLPCALAALALVAALTFQVAHNQAERHDTQMELRIEHLASALAGGVIASPQPILDDAIRDDLLYIELHQADGRHWASGVTPTGTAVGTFRRELPSADGTMLALHVDVDLMPLRKAQTVTCLLGALCGIGVVLLTWLANGSLRRHLVLPLERVRTVLDDRMHERPPSTTVPVETEEFAQIRHTLAKLADRWKPRSAPASNGELDMQDTAELTRQTQGANRAKSRFIALVNHHFRQPLQALQLFTASLHPGFDTEQEQTISQMRHSIGSMTRLLDALLEISRLDAGVVGVKPVEFSAAELFLHDRTMLSEEAARRGVVLVWRGSHHRLHGDADLAATLLLHLASNAIANAPEGRVLIAARRRGNAIRIEVRDNGPGIAPDQQQNIFEEFVQLPATESQRRDGYGLGLAIGDRVARLLGTRIGLRSEPGYGSVFWFDLPQSPVAERRRTPRGVPGPTIWRHAG from the coding sequence ATGCGACGCCGACTGCCTTCGCTGCAGCGACGACTCTTTCTCGACGCCGTGCTGCCGTGCGCACTGGCCGCACTCGCCCTGGTCGCCGCGCTCACGTTCCAGGTGGCGCACAACCAGGCGGAGCGGCACGACACCCAGATGGAACTTCGCATCGAGCACCTGGCCAGCGCGCTGGCTGGCGGCGTCATTGCCTCACCGCAGCCCATCCTCGACGATGCCATCCGCGACGACCTGCTGTACATCGAACTCCATCAGGCAGACGGCAGGCACTGGGCAAGCGGCGTGACGCCGACGGGCACCGCGGTTGGCACCTTCCGGCGCGAACTGCCTTCCGCCGACGGCACCATGCTCGCCCTGCACGTGGACGTGGACCTCATGCCGCTGCGCAAGGCGCAGACCGTGACCTGCCTGCTCGGCGCACTCTGCGGCATCGGCGTCGTGCTGCTGACCTGGCTGGCGAACGGTTCGCTGCGTCGTCACCTCGTGCTGCCGCTGGAACGCGTGCGCACCGTGCTCGACGACCGCATGCACGAGCGTCCGCCCAGCACCACCGTGCCGGTGGAAACCGAGGAATTCGCGCAGATCCGTCACACGCTGGCCAAGCTTGCCGATCGCTGGAAACCGCGTAGCGCCCCGGCCTCGAATGGAGAACTGGACATGCAGGATACGGCCGAACTCACGCGCCAGACCCAGGGTGCCAATCGCGCCAAATCGCGCTTCATCGCCTTGGTGAATCATCATTTCCGCCAGCCATTGCAGGCGCTGCAATTGTTCACGGCGAGCCTTCACCCGGGCTTCGACACGGAGCAGGAGCAGACGATTTCGCAGATGCGCCACAGCATCGGGTCGATGACACGCCTGCTCGATGCGCTGCTGGAAATCTCCCGTCTGGATGCGGGCGTGGTAGGCGTCAAACCGGTCGAATTCAGTGCGGCCGAACTGTTCCTGCACGACCGCACGATGCTTAGCGAAGAAGCCGCACGTCGCGGCGTAGTCCTGGTGTGGCGTGGTAGCCACCACCGCCTGCATGGCGATGCCGATCTCGCCGCGACGCTGCTGCTTCATCTGGCCAGCAATGCGATTGCCAACGCCCCGGAAGGGCGCGTGCTGATTGCCGCGCGTCGCCGCGGCAATGCCATTCGCATCGAAGTACGCGATAACGGCCCTGGCATCGCGCCGGACCAGCAGCAGAACATCTTCGAGGAGTTCGTGCAGTTGCCGGCGACCGAGTCGCAGCGCCGCGACGGCTACGGGCTGGGCCTGGCGATTGGCGATCGCGTGGCACGGCTCCTGGGCACGCGCATCGGCCTGCGCTCGGAGCCGGGTTACGGCAGCGTGTTCTGGTTCGACCTGCCGCAATCTCCGGTGGCCGAGCGGCGGCGCACACCGCGCGGCGTGCCGGGCCCGACGATCTGGCGGCATGCGGGCTAA
- a CDS encoding DUF3617 domain-containing protein has protein sequence MLTRYRHLFLLPLLAVTTVALAVDVPANLPKRKAGLWEMQMGSAGGKPQMVKVCLDEASDRAMYEMGAKIGGSVCSKFSLSVNGNVVVADGVCSLPGPQGNIVMTSHSETRFTGDTAYQTQGTVKLDPPVNGNGEMSVSNGGHWVGQCTAGMKPGDMLLPDGRTMNFKDMGQQ, from the coding sequence ATGCTCACCCGTTATCGACATCTGTTCCTGCTGCCGCTGCTGGCCGTCACCACCGTGGCCCTGGCTGTCGATGTCCCTGCCAACCTGCCCAAGCGCAAGGCAGGCCTGTGGGAGATGCAGATGGGCTCGGCGGGCGGCAAGCCCCAGATGGTGAAGGTCTGCCTCGACGAGGCGTCTGATCGCGCCATGTATGAAATGGGCGCCAAGATCGGCGGCTCGGTGTGCAGCAAGTTCAGCCTGTCGGTGAACGGCAACGTCGTCGTGGCCGATGGCGTGTGCAGCCTGCCCGGCCCGCAGGGCAACATCGTCATGACCTCGCACAGTGAAACCCGCTTCACGGGCGATACGGCCTATCAGACGCAGGGCACCGTGAAGCTCGACCCGCCCGTTAACGGCAACGGCGAGATGTCCGTTTCCAACGGCGGCCACTGGGTGGGGCAGTGCACGGCCGGGATGAAGCCGGGCGACATGCTGCTCCCCGACGGTCGCACGATGAACTTCAAGGACATGGGGCAACAATAA
- a CDS encoding class I SAM-dependent methyltransferase, with amino-acid sequence MALDMEKLNEFVGKFVQDFGASLHAGTIVIGEELGLYKAMAEGPATSVQLAERTHTDERYLREWLSAQAASGYCEYDPATGTFSLNDIQAFTLADESSPAYLPGAFLVSVGALKSIPNLIRAFRTGEGYGWHQHDAWLFHGTEKFFRPGYAAHLVAEWIPALDGMEARLKAGARVADVGCGHGASTLLMAQAYPASSFVGYDYHEPSVDWANRTAQAAGLADRVKFEVAPAKSYPGKDYDFVAVFDCLHDMGDPVGASRHVLSTLKPDGAWMIVEPFANDTLQDNINPVGRVFYSASTMICTPASRAQEVGLCLGAQAGEARMRKVVTEGGFSRFRRAMETPFNLIYEARP; translated from the coding sequence ATGGCTTTGGATATGGAAAAACTGAACGAGTTCGTCGGCAAGTTCGTGCAGGATTTCGGCGCGAGCCTCCATGCTGGCACGATCGTGATCGGCGAGGAGCTGGGCCTGTACAAGGCCATGGCCGAAGGGCCGGCCACCTCGGTGCAACTGGCCGAACGAACGCACACTGATGAGCGCTACCTGCGCGAATGGCTGAGCGCGCAAGCCGCCAGCGGCTATTGCGAGTACGACCCGGCCACCGGGACATTCAGCCTCAACGACATCCAGGCCTTCACGCTTGCCGACGAATCAAGCCCCGCCTACCTGCCCGGCGCGTTCCTGGTGTCGGTCGGTGCACTGAAGTCGATTCCCAACCTGATCCGGGCCTTCCGCACCGGCGAAGGCTACGGCTGGCACCAGCACGATGCCTGGCTGTTCCACGGCACGGAGAAGTTTTTCCGGCCCGGCTATGCGGCCCACCTGGTCGCCGAATGGATTCCGGCGCTCGACGGCATGGAGGCACGACTGAAGGCCGGCGCCCGGGTCGCGGACGTGGGCTGCGGGCATGGGGCATCGACCTTGCTGATGGCGCAGGCCTATCCTGCCTCCAGCTTCGTCGGCTACGACTACCACGAGCCCTCGGTCGACTGGGCCAATCGCACCGCCCAGGCTGCGGGACTGGCCGACCGCGTGAAGTTCGAGGTCGCGCCGGCAAAGAGTTATCCGGGCAAGGATTACGACTTCGTCGCCGTGTTCGACTGCCTGCACGACATGGGTGACCCGGTGGGCGCGTCCCGCCACGTGCTGAGCACGCTCAAACCGGACGGCGCCTGGATGATCGTCGAGCCGTTTGCCAACGATACGTTGCAGGACAATATCAACCCGGTGGGCCGGGTGTTCTATTCGGCATCGACCATGATCTGCACTCCCGCCTCTCGCGCGCAGGAAGTGGGCTTGTGCCTCGGCGCCCAGGCGGGCGAAGCGCGGATGCGCAAAGTGGTGACCGAGGGCGGCTTCAGCCGGTTCCGTCGCGCCATGGAAACGCCGTTCAACCTGATCTACGAGGCACGGCCCTAG
- the phnD gene encoding phosphate/phosphite/phosphonate ABC transporter substrate-binding protein has product MSEPICPRGDKALRRGWISRSWQGLARSASWRAAIGLSLLWLFSTAASAATPSPSPPAARPLTFGILPIGGPSESLDAWRPFLDDMERALHRPVRSVSVSTYEGLAQALAEERIDMAFVSGKLALDAVTRDQMQVIAQLTRGDGSKGYYSVLLVEKSSPLRSVDDLFKRPGKLRYARGEALSVSGYVVPETQLFANRKLDSDTFFASVMVDNHQNNALAVANGEVDVATNNTADMERFATHFPEQNARLRTLWTSSLIPHAVIIIRTDLPPDLRDRITQFVTSYGKGKNAVAELAKLKLIHDISGFAPAGNETLVPFADMAYTLDRRRALSAQWVNDAALNTRLQKLDTEHESLVRKLIAAKP; this is encoded by the coding sequence ATGTCCGAGCCGATTTGCCCGAGGGGAGACAAGGCGTTGCGCAGGGGATGGATCTCACGGTCGTGGCAAGGCCTGGCGCGCTCCGCTTCGTGGCGTGCAGCCATCGGCCTGTCGCTGCTTTGGCTTTTCAGCACGGCGGCATCTGCCGCCACGCCGTCTCCCTCCCCGCCCGCCGCGCGTCCGCTGACCTTCGGCATCCTGCCGATCGGCGGCCCCTCCGAATCCCTCGATGCGTGGCGCCCCTTCCTGGATGACATGGAGCGCGCGCTGCACCGGCCGGTGCGCAGCGTATCCGTCAGTACGTATGAAGGACTGGCCCAGGCGCTGGCTGAAGAGCGCATCGACATGGCCTTTGTCTCCGGGAAGCTGGCGCTGGACGCCGTGACGCGCGACCAGATGCAGGTCATTGCCCAGCTCACGCGAGGCGATGGCTCAAAGGGTTACTACTCCGTGCTGCTGGTGGAAAAATCATCGCCTCTGCGCAGCGTGGACGATCTGTTCAAGCGCCCGGGCAAACTGCGCTACGCGCGTGGCGAAGCACTGTCAGTGTCCGGTTACGTCGTGCCCGAGACGCAGTTGTTCGCCAATCGCAAGCTCGATTCGGACACGTTCTTCGCCAGCGTCATGGTGGACAACCACCAGAACAACGCACTGGCGGTGGCCAACGGTGAAGTCGACGTCGCCACCAACAACACCGCCGACATGGAACGTTTTGCGACGCACTTCCCCGAGCAGAACGCGCGCTTGCGGACACTATGGACGTCCAGCCTGATTCCGCACGCGGTGATCATCATCCGAACCGACTTGCCCCCGGATTTGCGCGACCGCATCACGCAGTTCGTCACCAGCTACGGCAAAGGCAAGAACGCCGTCGCCGAACTGGCAAAGCTCAAGCTGATCCACGACATCAGTGGGTTCGCGCCGGCAGGCAATGAAACGCTGGTGCCGTTTGCCGACATGGCCTATACGCTCGATCGCCGCCGCGCCCTGAGTGCCCAGTGGGTGAACGATGCGGCGTTGAATACCCGGCTGCAGAAGCTCGATACCGAGCACGAAAGCCTGGTTCGCAAGCTGATCGCCGCCAAGCCGTAA
- a CDS encoding LuxR C-terminal-related transcriptional regulator, with protein MQQGLRAPLGSEMRILIADDHRLIVEGVKLKLAELGPDTEFSEAMDVDELRRVVHGDEAHSFDLALIDLAMPGGHGTSHLAEVIETLPQLRVIVLSGSEDPALMKDLLAMGAHGFIPKAYSPEVMLSAVRLVLSGGTYVPPMMLQESHASPLPPSPNGGSLADASRSLEERLRKLLTERQIDVLRLLSQGKPNKLIARDLGISEGTVKIHLAAIFRALNVRNRVEAVVASRRISGI; from the coding sequence GTGCAGCAGGGACTGCGTGCGCCCCTGGGGAGCGAGATGCGGATATTGATCGCGGATGACCATCGACTGATCGTCGAAGGAGTCAAACTGAAACTGGCGGAACTCGGGCCGGATACCGAGTTCTCCGAGGCCATGGACGTGGACGAGTTGCGCCGCGTGGTTCACGGTGATGAGGCGCATAGCTTCGATCTTGCCCTGATCGACCTGGCCATGCCCGGCGGACACGGTACCTCGCACCTGGCAGAGGTCATCGAGACGCTGCCGCAGCTGCGGGTCATCGTGCTGTCCGGTTCGGAAGACCCGGCGTTGATGAAGGACCTGCTCGCCATGGGCGCGCACGGCTTCATCCCTAAGGCCTATTCGCCCGAAGTCATGCTTTCGGCCGTCCGGCTGGTGTTGTCCGGCGGCACCTACGTGCCCCCGATGATGCTGCAGGAAAGCCATGCATCCCCGTTGCCGCCGTCACCCAACGGCGGTTCGCTGGCGGATGCCTCGCGCTCGCTCGAAGAGCGCCTGCGCAAATTGCTCACCGAGCGCCAGATCGACGTCCTGCGCCTGCTGTCGCAAGGCAAGCCCAACAAACTGATCGCCAGGGACCTGGGCATCAGTGAAGGGACGGTGAAAATCCACCTGGCCGCGATTTTCCGAGCGTTGAACGTACGCAATCGCGTGGAAGCGGTGGTGGCCTCGCGCCGCATCAGCGGAATCTGA
- a CDS encoding ATP-binding response regulator — protein sequence MSTGVGSWAVRLWRRTSLMQRLAFIALVPTMLTALLLVIMLTRHQLMSLRSMAQSTADAIATQAASISTDPIRNMQRRDLNRIAESIAALPHVAHVQIRAADGEILADTIGASKAKPKDVLTVVHDVRDADQPELPALGSVLIDVSMSEAIAAQRASLRNALIALALSLFIAGVVGWQAARFISAPLRRLAGAVQQLGRGDRKVEVEVTDQTEIGDLQRGFNSAAAALYDVQRGMEQEIEHATVELARKNAALEAASVAKARFLAAASHDLRQPLYALTLFSSSLAVDERDPIRLDRIAHIQECVEALDHLFSELLDLSRLETGAMQIDIREFPLDHVFEEVSRNFRMIAEQHGLRLVMRATHLWVRSDRTMLARILNNLVSNALRYTQQGGVLVVARHRADGTLRVDVWDTGSGIEPEHQARVFDEFYRVESNGHGEHDTGPRRGLGLGLATVQRLAELLDTRVQLKSVPGRGSVFSFHLPEVPPQHTSHVATDEAALDVTGMRVLVIDDEPAILSGIRYLLRSWGCEVVTAEDRVQALEAAGTWATPPDIVISDLRLRDNESGLDVLAALDEHYGSERREPFPRLLITGETRSDRLREIMAAKIPVLYKPVSPEQLREAMVAVWTSSRTLA from the coding sequence ATGAGTACGGGGGTTGGCTCCTGGGCGGTTCGCTTGTGGCGTCGGACGTCGCTGATGCAGCGACTCGCCTTCATCGCCCTCGTGCCCACCATGCTCACGGCGCTGCTGCTGGTGATCATGCTGACGCGCCACCAGCTGATGAGCCTGCGCAGCATGGCGCAAAGCACCGCCGACGCAATCGCCACGCAAGCGGCATCGATTTCCACCGATCCGATCCGCAACATGCAGCGTCGCGACCTCAACCGGATCGCCGAATCCATTGCCGCCCTGCCCCACGTCGCCCACGTGCAGATTCGCGCCGCGGACGGCGAGATCCTGGCCGACACCATCGGCGCCAGCAAAGCCAAGCCGAAGGACGTATTGACCGTCGTGCACGATGTGCGTGACGCGGACCAACCCGAGCTGCCGGCGCTGGGCTCGGTGCTGATCGACGTCAGCATGAGCGAGGCGATTGCCGCGCAACGCGCCAGCTTGCGCAATGCCCTCATCGCACTGGCGCTCAGCCTGTTCATTGCCGGCGTGGTGGGCTGGCAGGCGGCACGCTTCATCAGCGCGCCACTTCGGCGACTGGCCGGCGCCGTGCAGCAACTCGGTCGCGGCGATCGCAAGGTCGAAGTCGAAGTGACCGACCAGACGGAAATCGGTGACCTGCAGCGCGGCTTCAACAGCGCCGCCGCCGCGCTCTATGACGTGCAGCGAGGCATGGAACAGGAAATCGAACATGCCACGGTGGAACTGGCGCGCAAGAATGCTGCACTGGAGGCGGCAAGCGTCGCGAAAGCGCGTTTCCTCGCAGCCGCATCGCATGACCTGCGCCAGCCGCTGTATGCATTGACGCTGTTCTCGTCATCACTTGCTGTCGACGAGCGCGATCCCATCCGCCTCGATCGCATCGCGCATATCCAGGAATGCGTCGAAGCGCTCGACCATCTGTTCTCCGAACTGCTCGATCTTTCGCGCCTGGAAACCGGCGCCATGCAGATCGACATCCGTGAATTCCCGCTCGACCATGTGTTCGAGGAAGTCAGCCGCAACTTCCGCATGATTGCCGAGCAGCATGGCCTGCGTTTGGTGATGCGCGCGACGCACTTGTGGGTGCGCAGCGATCGCACGATGCTCGCGCGCATCCTCAACAACCTGGTGAGCAACGCGCTGCGTTACACGCAGCAAGGCGGCGTGCTGGTGGTGGCGCGCCATCGCGCGGATGGCACCTTGCGCGTCGATGTGTGGGACACCGGTAGCGGGATTGAACCGGAACACCAGGCGCGCGTATTCGACGAGTTCTATCGCGTGGAAAGCAACGGCCACGGTGAGCATGACACCGGCCCGCGTCGCGGCCTGGGCCTGGGGCTCGCCACGGTACAGCGCCTCGCCGAACTTCTCGACACCCGCGTGCAGCTCAAATCCGTGCCCGGTCGCGGCAGTGTTTTCAGCTTCCATCTTCCTGAAGTGCCGCCACAGCACACCTCGCATGTCGCCACCGACGAAGCGGCGCTGGACGTGACCGGCATGCGGGTACTGGTGATCGACGACGAGCCGGCCATCCTCTCGGGCATTCGTTATTTGCTGCGCAGCTGGGGTTGCGAGGTGGTCACCGCGGAGGACCGGGTCCAGGCCCTGGAGGCCGCCGGCACCTGGGCTACGCCGCCGGACATCGTCATTTCCGACCTGCGCCTGCGCGACAACGAAAGCGGACTGGACGTGCTGGCCGCGCTGGACGAGCACTACGGCAGCGAGCGGCGCGAACCCTTCCCGCGCCTGCTGATCACGGGCGAAACGCGCAGCGACAGGCTCCGTGAAATCATGGCGGCGAAGATCCCGGTGCTGTACAAGCCGGTGTCACCCGAGCAACTGCGGGAAGCGATGGTGGCCGTCTGGACGTCTTCACGGACCCTGGCGTGA
- a CDS encoding TVP38/TMEM64 family protein: protein MSRLRAALPLFLLMLAGVVLYASGALDQLHPERLVANQGELRSQVSDNPWMSRLAYIGVLTLATSTGIPGTVVIIMAGGFIFGIVEGTALSSVGLTLGSLILFLASRYAFGSGSKHPPAFVDRLHHGFERHPISYTLFLRFVPVAPFGLVTVCLAWLRCPLWLFLGASWLGGTVTMIFETSIGAGLGQALARTGGRFESSLLLQKDILVPLLIIAVLALMPLVVDRFRRSRRSP from the coding sequence TTGAGTCGCCTGCGCGCCGCGCTGCCCCTGTTCCTGCTGATGCTTGCGGGAGTGGTGCTGTACGCGTCCGGCGCGCTGGATCAACTCCATCCAGAGAGGCTGGTCGCCAACCAGGGCGAGCTGCGCTCGCAGGTTTCCGATAACCCATGGATGAGCCGGCTCGCCTACATCGGCGTGCTGACCCTCGCGACCTCCACCGGCATCCCCGGCACGGTGGTCATCATCATGGCCGGTGGTTTCATCTTCGGCATCGTCGAGGGCACGGCCCTGTCATCGGTCGGCCTGACCCTGGGCTCGCTGATCCTGTTCCTGGCCAGCCGCTACGCATTTGGCTCCGGCAGCAAGCATCCGCCGGCCTTCGTCGATCGCCTGCACCACGGCTTCGAGCGACACCCCATCAGCTACACGCTGTTCCTGCGCTTTGTCCCCGTGGCTCCCTTCGGCCTGGTCACGGTCTGCCTCGCATGGCTGCGGTGTCCGTTATGGCTGTTCCTCGGGGCCAGCTGGCTGGGTGGCACGGTCACGATGATCTTCGAAACCTCGATCGGCGCGGGTCTCGGCCAGGCGCTCGCACGAACCGGCGGTCGCTTCGAAAGTTCCTTGCTGTTGCAGAAGGACATCCTGGTGCCCCTGCTGATCATCGCGGTGCTCGCCCTGATGCCGCTGGTGGTGGACCGGTTCCGGCGCTCCCGCCGCTCACCCTAG